Proteins encoded in a region of the Tubulanus polymorphus chromosome 10, tnTubPoly1.2, whole genome shotgun sequence genome:
- the LOC141912277 gene encoding xylosyltransferase oxt-like, protein METSLSFVFIVAIVMCWSALMTGGQATDESFSFRLLRPDEDPGVKFSSGPVRFWMDCAITCGDDWNCDGYRFVSGTCELYKDSSRKLQTPTPASEQIIIYGKVYRGCYRDSQTRRDFPVTTGRQTPQHPDLCRKSCGQKGYYYAALQNTDECYCGKFYGNQGRVPDSECNQGCLGNEHVMCGGPWRNSVYTV, encoded by the exons ATGGAAACCAGCTtgagttttgtttttatcgttgcTATAGTGATGTGTTGGTCAGCTCTGATGACCGGCGGTCAAGCGACTGATGAATCGTTCAGTTTTCGCCTGTTGAGACCGGACGAAGACCCGGGTGTTAAATTCTCGTCTGGTCCGGTCAGATTTTGGATGGATTGCGCAATTACGTGTGGTGATGACTGGAACTGTGATGGCTACAGATTTGTTTCAGGTACATGTGAACTTTATAAGGATTCATCCCGTAAACTTCAAACACCGACTCCGGCAAGCGAGCAGATCATAATTTACGGCAAAG TTTATCGAGGTTGCTATCGCGACAGCCAAACTAGAAGGGATTTCCCCGTCACGACCGGACGTCAAACCCCGCAACATCCGGACTTATGCAGAAAAAGCTGCGGGCAAAAAG GTTACTACTACGCGGCATTACAAAATACGGATGAATGTTACTGCGGCAAGTTCTATGGTAACCAAGGTCGCGTACCTGATTCAGAATGTAACCAAGGTTGCCTTGGTAACGAGCACGTGATGTGTGGCGGACCGTGGCGGAATTCTGTTTACACAGTTTGA